From Streptomyces sp. 6-11-2, one genomic window encodes:
- a CDS encoding alpha/beta hydrolase family protein has translation MTLRTRVLLVLSALLLTLTPTAPIAWAHAASPAAAGAAETTVPASAKPRGAEVVEATQVADRQIDLSVRSAALGGRTVKVRLLTPDGWNPSDRRQHWPMLWLLHGCCGDYTSWTALTDVARIDSLRDVLVVMPEAGWNGWYSDWWNHGQGGDPAWETFHTVELRQLLERDWAAGGNRVVAGLSMGGQGALLYAARHPGMFKATAAYSGSAHPLLNEESVNRIMGFFAGQGDDPLRVWGDPVAQRGIWEAHDPFHLARRLKSVPVYLSCGDGTTGPLDSPGSTSALEADFNRQNHALAAALERVGAKHVTTHFYGPGTHGWAYWQRELHASLPMLLGALRVDG, from the coding sequence ATGACCCTTCGAACCCGAGTCCTGCTCGTCCTCTCCGCACTGCTTCTCACCCTCACGCCGACCGCGCCGATCGCCTGGGCACACGCCGCCTCGCCCGCAGCCGCGGGAGCGGCCGAAACCACCGTTCCCGCCTCCGCGAAGCCGCGAGGCGCCGAGGTCGTCGAGGCCACCCAGGTCGCGGACCGTCAGATCGACCTGTCCGTACGCTCGGCGGCCCTGGGCGGCCGCACGGTCAAGGTCCGGCTCCTCACTCCCGACGGCTGGAACCCGAGCGACCGACGGCAGCATTGGCCGATGCTGTGGCTGCTGCACGGTTGCTGCGGGGACTACACCTCGTGGACCGCCCTCACGGACGTCGCACGGATCGACAGCCTGCGCGACGTGCTCGTGGTGATGCCGGAGGCCGGCTGGAACGGCTGGTACAGCGACTGGTGGAACCACGGCCAGGGCGGCGACCCCGCATGGGAGACCTTCCACACCGTCGAGCTGCGGCAGCTCCTGGAACGCGACTGGGCCGCCGGCGGCAACCGCGTCGTGGCCGGCCTGTCGATGGGAGGCCAGGGCGCCCTGCTGTACGCCGCCCGGCACCCCGGAATGTTCAAGGCGACCGCGGCGTACTCCGGCTCGGCGCACCCGCTGCTGAACGAGGAGTCGGTGAACCGCATCATGGGCTTCTTCGCCGGCCAGGGCGACGACCCGCTGCGGGTCTGGGGCGACCCGGTCGCCCAGCGCGGCATCTGGGAGGCGCACGACCCGTTCCACCTGGCCCGGCGGCTCAAGTCGGTCCCCGTGTACCTGTCGTGCGGTGACGGCACCACCGGCCCCTTGGACTCCCCGGGCAGTACGAGCGCGCTCGAGGCCGACTTCAACCGCCAGAACCACGCCCTGGCCGCCGCACTCGAACGTGTCGGCGCCAAGCACGTCACCACCCACTTCTACGGACCGGGAACCCACGGCTGGGCCTACTGGCAGCGCGAACTGCACGCCTCCCTGCCGATGCTGCTGGGCGCCCTGCGCGTCGACGGCTGA